From Eremothecium sinecaudum strain ATCC 58844 chromosome III, complete sequence:
TCCTAGTGAAAGATACAACGGCATTGCTTCAAACAAGTACTTTTTGGAACGACATCCGGAATCGGTTGATAATCATGATTTGAAGGGGGGGAACTTCTCATTCAGTCGCAATGGGGATCCCAACAAGGGCAGTATAAGGACTTTAAGAGGTCTTACTTCTAAATATACTCGGTCAAATAACCAGGTATTGTCCACCACTAAAGAGGAAGCGACAGAAGATTCCCCCAAACCTTCGTTGGTTGGCCAAGGAAGTTTATACCAAACGCTACGTCCATCAAGTCGGCAATTCAGACCACAAAGTCAACAGCATAGCCAAAATAAGCAGCAACCTCCAACTGAGAAATCATACCAAGAAGTTGTAATGAAATTTGGATCAGGAGGCCCTAGTTCTCTAGACCTAAGATTTAAGGAAGCAGAAGAGGAATTGAATACAAATAAATGGGTAAATTCAAAAATGGATAAGGTGGAATCATAGAGTCATGGTCAGATTTTTTGAAAGAATTTTTTGAGAAACTCCAGTTCTCTTGTAATATAAAAGGTTATAGTCCAAAGTAAAAAATGAAAGCGAAAGCTTGTATAGGCAGCAAACCATCTCCCATGGAAGGCTCATCAGCAAAAAAAAGTCTCCTCCATTATCTATTTTCGTATATATTTACAGGAAATTGCGTTCTTGTTCAGGAAGTGAAGTATTTCTTCGATAATTCATAAGTTGAAATCATAATCGCACAACTGGGCGTAACTTTCGCTACTCTAGGTACTAAGCCGGTATATAAAGCTTTAATACCTTCTGTTCTTCTGATATTGTTTAAGAATCTGAAGATATTAGTAGTTTTGTTGCCTCCAGTACTTTTTTTATCATTCTTCTCAGAGTTCAGAACCTCTAGTTGCATTCTGGTCTTCCCAACATCAAAGGGATGAGTAATAAGAGTTGCAATGGTACCACTAATACCACCACCAATGAGACCATTGAAGAAATATTCCCAACTATTGCTTTTAGAACGGTATATAATTGATGTGTTAATCCAGTAATGCTGTTTATAATACTCGTATGCCCCCCAATACAGAGCGCTGAATGGCACATCCCGCCATAATGTTAGCAGCAGTCCTCTGTATAGCGCTCTATAACCATGTACCGATAATTCCATTCTAGTCTCTTTTAGTAAGTCCTTGAACATACTCAGCGAACTTATACCAGTTGAAGATCGCGGAATACTTTGAAACCGAGTCCTAATCAGCTCTAAAGGAGCAACTGTAGCTGCTGCTAGCATCCTAGCAAACGCACCGCAGAATACTGGATTCAAAAGCGGATGATTGTGACGCAGGAAGGACTTTTCTTTCAATACCTCGTAACCAGAGAAATACACAACATTGCCCGGAATCGCCATTAACAATGTTAAAGAAAGTCCTCTCCAAAGCGTAGTAAACCCCTCAGTACGCGAGATCGTCATTAATGCCTCCCATGTACTCGTAAACCTCGTGGCTGTAGCCTTACAGTCAATTTTGTGAAAACACTCATCCTGCCAAAACAGCTTCCCAGACGACAATGGTTTCACCGCCAAGCTTTCACCAGTTTTCAAATCATCAACACATAAGCAAGATGGAATAAGCTCCTGCTGCTGTAATCGTATTCTAACCACATCTAAAGGAGTCAATATTAGTGCAGTAGTAAGTGATCCAGCTAATGCGCTCACCATTCGTTGCTTCAAATTCACCCGGTTTTCATCACTTGACATTCTATAAGAAGCAAATTAATCTAATAAGGTTACTAAATGTTCACTGCTCGCTTAACAAGTGCCTTTACTCTTTCCCAGTGACTATTATTTATATCTTATGGACCATATTGCTGTGTTTGTTATAAGTATAGAAAAAATGTTTAAAGATTGCTAAGCTCGGACACTGTAACCTTTAAAATAAAGAGGTACAAATGCACCTAAGAAGCGCAATAGGCGGCTAAGAATACTGTTACTCGCTATAAGTTGTAATAGATACGGTACATTTTTAAGTAGTGTGAATATAAGTACTTGTTATGTACTAGTAGGACGTTGCATCGGAGTTGTCTAGGGGAATTTCTGGACTTTCCTCATAAAGTCTTAAAACCATGGACGTGATCCGCTTCAGCTGAAACTGTAGTAACTCATCAACAGTAGCCATGTTAATTTGCGTATTTTCCCCACGTTGGAACAAAGACATGTCAAACTCATCCTCCTCCCAGTTCATATACTCATCTATACTGTAACAATCGTGTGTCAGGTACTCTTCATTTACAATATGGATAGGAACATTTTCTATCCACTGATTGACCTTTTCTCTATGAGGCATATTCAGCGCTGCTCTAGGATTGAAATATGCCGGAAAGCTTGATTGAGGCAGGTCATAGGGACTGTAAGTCTTGCTCATTGGGACATTTGACAAGTTAGGATTCCCAATCATGGAACTGTTCATTGGTATTGGCGTTCCGACACCGTTCGAATAACTGTGCCATGGTGATAAGTAGTTCAGATCTGGGAAAAACTGTGGACTGCTATTAAAAACTTGTGGATTATCTAGAATTTGCTCCTTACTATTTTGAATTGGGTGCATGATAAAGCTGGATGAAGGGTCGTCTATGTTACCTAGCTGTTGCAATGGCGTTTCATTTATGACGTCTGGCACTCGTTTTTTACCGAATACATTGTCCTTTCTTGGAGTATCATACTTCTTCCTCCCTCCACCTAACATAGAGGACCTTCTGTCATGGTCAAAATTCATTACGTCTATGTTAGGAATTAGCGGTTTGGTTTTTCTGTACTGATGCATTTTGGTAGAAGGAGCTACTATTTGCTTTTGCATTTGGTTGCAATCACCAACTCTAAATGAATAAGTGATTCGCTTTTTATACCACCAATAGGATTAATTTGTGTACAAATGGTTGTTAAAATGACGCTAagttttttattttacaCGGTTATTATTGGCGTCAGCGTCAGCGACGCTGCGTTTGATGTATAACAACGAAAATGTTAAAaaaaagaagttaaagCTATTTGGTCCGCCTCTTTTTCAATCTGCCAGTGGCTTCCTGGAATCTCTTACCTAgcttcaacttcttctctGTCTCAAGTAACCTTGTTGGGAAGAATTCCACAAGGGTTGTTTGTGTACCTGTTTTCTTTTTGTCGTTGAGATCTTTGATCAATGGAATTAATATTTCATCTGATTTTTCAATAGACCAATTGACGTGTTCATGCATGTAGCTTCGCAGTCTGTCAAGGTTAGGCATACCCCAGACGAATTTTGTTGGATCGTGATCGACAACTGGGTTTAGGTATGCTTCGCGAACAGCTATGCTAGGAAAAGATTCATCGAGAACGACTTCATTCTTCACCAGTTTCTTACGGAGGCTCTTCTGGAAGGACGACTCTTGTTGAAGCTTTACTTTGTCAAACTGGTTCTCGTTGTACCAGTTGCGGAAGCTTTCTAAGTCTCCATATTCCGCGAGAATTTCCATTGCGGCAACTTTACCTACTCCTTTGACTCCAGTGGTATAGTCACTACCTAGAAGTTGTGCTATAGCAATAAACTTGTCTCTGTCTAAGCCTAGTTCTGCGGAAATTGCATTGGCATTGTAGTATTCCACATAATTCTTCTCATGGAACATATTTTTATAGACCTTGGAGCCTCCAAAAAGGAAGATGTCGCTATCATCTGTAATGATGGCATCTACCAGCTTCTGAGAGAGTAGCTCAGCACACTGTGCCTCGGCTTCCATGGGAGCTGTGATGAAGGGTATTCCAAACCTAGAAAGAAGTTCCTGAATATCTCTCACCATATCCGGAGTTACTTCGTCGGCATCACGTTTATCCTTCACAGCTTTTTCATATATTTCATCCTCAATGAAGGCAGTAGATGCTAAGTTAGGGTTTAGAGTTTTCCTGAAAAAGTTGTAGTCTTCTTGTTCCTTGCCCAGTTGCTCTACCAGTTCTTCCTCCTCGTTTTCGGAGATATAATAGTCCAGTATTGACTCAGCATCAGTAGCACCATGCTCTACTGAATCTCTCGTAGCTGGCTCTGTCTCTGAAGCGGGTATTGTTTCTGGAATTGGTGTGTTTTCAGCAGTAACAGCATTGTCTTCTATAACCTCAATCACTGAGTCATCATCTGAATTTACTTCGAGATCAGAGCTGCTTCTTGCAGGATGAATACCAAAATCACTGCGTACATCTGGTGATTCTACTTGGCTAGTAAGAGGGGCTTTATGGGCATTTTCAACAGATGAAGATTGAAACCATAGCGGTACCTCAGGAATCACTTTCTTCTCCTCGGACGATTCCTTAGGCTGCTCTTTTGGCTTGCTCTCAAATAAAAAGGACTCCTTCTCTAAAGTAAAGTTGGGAGGTTCAATTAAATCTCCGTCAGCGTTTGTAAGAGGAAGCATCTTAAAGCGTTCATCAATTTCGGCTTGCCTCTGTGCATCAGTTTCGCGACGACGGTCTACCTCGTCTGTATTTTGTGCAGGAGCAGCCTTCTTAGACTCAACAACAGCAGGTTGTCTAACAGCAATATCTTCAGGTGCTTTTGCTCTGGCTTTTTCCACATTTCGTGATTTTTGTATCTCCTCCATCATCTGAATTTCCTGTAAATGGTCCAAATACTCGTCTTCATCGgattcttcatcaacaactTCAACATGTCTAGGTAACTTTTGAGTTGCTAAGGTAGTAGATTTAGTGCTAGTATCACCAGCTCTTGTGTCTAAGAAGGACTGACTGCCCGCTGCACCATCTATTGTTTTCGCATTAGGCAAATAAGCCGCCCTTAAAGAATAATCAACCTCCTTCTCCTGGGAATTGGGATCAACATCAATATCTTCCCATTCAATATCTTCCTCCTCATCATCGCTACCTTTATCACTGTCATTTTTAGGCTGCTTGCGTGAACCGGTATGTGTACTGGACAAAGGATCATGCACTACAATTGCTCTGCTAGCCTCAGAACCATCTTGTTCACCTAACGATAACGCCCAACCAGTATCGGTCTTAGTTAATTTATATTCCCTTCCCTTTTGACCAGCTATTCTGTTTGTATAGTCTCCTTTCTTGGCACCTCCATCATGCATGCCAGTAATATCCATTAACTTCTGAGTAAAAAAATTCCTTCTTTTCACTCT
This genomic window contains:
- the MTM1 gene encoding Mtm1p (Syntenic homolog of Ashbya gossypii AFR131C; Syntenic homolog of Saccharomyces cerevisiae YGR257C (MTM1)), coding for MSSDENRVNLKQRMVSALAGSLTTALILTPLDVVRIRLQQQELIPSCLCVDDLKTGESLAVKPLSSGKLFWQDECFHKIDCKATATRFTSTWEALMTISRTEGFTTLWRGLSLTLLMAIPGNVVYFSGYEVLKEKSFLRHNHPLLNPVFCGAFARMLAAATVAPLELIRTRFQSIPRSSTGISSLSMFKDLLKETRMELSVHGYRALYRGLLLTLWRDVPFSALYWGAYEYYKQHYWINTSIIYRSKSNSWEYFFNGLIGGGISGTIATLITHPFDVGKTRMQLEVLNSEKNDKKSTGGNKTTNIFRFLNNIRRTEGIKALYTGLVPRVAKVTPSCAIMISTYELSKKYFTS
- the PFS1 gene encoding Pfs1p (Syntenic homolog of Ashbya gossypii AFR132C; Syntenic homolog of Saccharomyces cerevisiae YHR185C (PFS1)); protein product: MHQYRKTKPLIPNIDVMNFDHDRRSSMLGGGRKKYDTPRKDNVFGKKRVPDVINETPLQQLGNIDDPSSSFIMHPIQNSKEQILDNPQVFNSSPQFFPDLNYLSPWHSYSNGVGTPIPMNSSMIGNPNLSNVPMSKTYSPYDLPQSSFPAYFNPRAALNMPHREKVNQWIENVPIHIVNEEYLTHDCYSIDEYMNWEEDEFDMSLFQRGENTQINMATVDELLQFQLKRITSMVLRLYEESPEIPLDNSDATSY
- the RAD2 gene encoding ssDNA endodeoxyribonuclease RAD2 (Syntenic homolog of Ashbya gossypii AFR133C; Syntenic homolog of Saccharomyces cerevisiae YGR258C (RAD2)), whose amino-acid sequence is MGVQSLWEILGPTARPVRLESLSNMKMAVDASIWIYQFLKAARDKDGNRLLHAHVVGFFRRICKLLYFGIRPVFVFDGGAPLLKRETIRLRKERRQGKRESANVRAKKLLAMQIHRESSGHEQSPKKESSTKSVVFRPSDEYELPQIPGFAYDESDTRISPADEYKAIMQSLDDLEGIDIESINPASREFDELPKSTQYMILSASRLRSRLRMGYSKEQLEHLFPDSMEFSKFQIDRVKRRNFFTQKLMDITGMHDGGAKKGDYTNRIAGQKGREYKLTKTDTGWALSLGEQDGSEASRAIVVHDPLSSTHTGSRKQPKNDSDKGSDDEEEDIEWEDIDVDPNSQEKEVDYSLRAAYLPNAKTIDGAAGSQSFLDTRAGDTSTKSTTLATQKLPRHVEVVDEESDEDEYLDHLQEIQMMEEIQKSRNVEKARAKAPEDIAVRQPAVVESKKAAPAQNTDEVDRRRETDAQRQAEIDERFKMLPLTNADGDLIEPPNFTLEKESFLFESKPKEQPKESSEEKKVIPEVPLWFQSSSVENAHKAPLTSQVESPDVRSDFGIHPARSSSDLEVNSDDDSVIEVIEDNAVTAENTPIPETIPASETEPATRDSVEHGATDAESILDYYISENEEEELVEQLGKEQEDYNFFRKTLNPNLASTAFIEDEIYEKAVKDKRDADEVTPDMVRDIQELLSRFGIPFITAPMEAEAQCAELLSQKLVDAIITDDSDIFLFGGSKVYKNMFHEKNYVEYYNANAISAELGLDRDKFIAIAQLLGSDYTTGVKGVGKVAAMEILAEYGDLESFRNWYNENQFDKVKLQQESSFQKSLRKKLVKNEVVLDESFPSIAVREAYLNPVVDHDPTKFVWGMPNLDRLRSYMHEHVNWSIEKSDEILIPLIKDLNDKKKTGTQTTLVEFFPTRLLETEKKLKLGKRFQEATGRLKKRRTK